One genomic segment of Bradyrhizobium prioriisuperbiae includes these proteins:
- a CDS encoding PLP-dependent aminotransferase family protein: MRRESAAAGFRPVIDSALPVPAVRQLYLQLRDSIVGGTLRAGARLPSTRTASTEWSLSRGLVAEAYEMLIAEGYATGKHGSGTYVTDNLPLPKVQGNASRGTKADGRKRGISAAARLALSLETAPPAQMAFATGRVIHDQRTAILLKRLAHRHIDYAHDGYRDPQGESALREAVAAYLMASRGVRCDPRQVFITSGTQQGLDLAIRVLMSPGDTALVEDPCYPPARQALLLNGARIVGVPVDAKGMVTETLDASDGPAPALIYVTPSHQYPCGSALPLARRLQLLAFAQQRGCWIIEDDYDSEFRYEGHPIASLQGLDAGGRVIYAGSFSKALVPGIRVGYLVVPDDLAAAFRAVRPVIDRFPAPLHQLVVADFLNEGYFPAHLRRLRESSRASRDLLFDLLQERLSDHLVALRPEQGVYLTANSTGTWQDDRALAHAALAGGVVVIPISPMHIRTPPEPRLLLGFSGLTAAETDLATRRLAEVLQRRSARRSRTPRPRR, from the coding sequence ATGCGGCGCGAGAGCGCGGCGGCCGGTTTTCGGCCCGTGATCGATTCGGCTTTGCCGGTCCCGGCGGTGCGGCAACTCTATTTGCAGCTCCGGGACAGCATCGTCGGAGGCACGCTGCGGGCGGGGGCTCGCCTGCCGTCGACCCGGACGGCGTCCACCGAATGGTCGCTGTCGCGGGGGCTTGTCGCTGAGGCCTATGAGATGCTGATCGCGGAAGGTTATGCGACAGGCAAGCACGGATCGGGAACCTACGTCACCGACAACCTGCCTTTGCCGAAAGTGCAAGGCAATGCCTCCCGCGGCACCAAGGCCGACGGTCGCAAGCGCGGCATTTCCGCGGCCGCGCGACTGGCGTTGAGCCTGGAAACGGCCCCTCCGGCACAGATGGCCTTCGCCACCGGGCGCGTCATTCACGATCAGCGAACGGCGATCCTCCTGAAGCGGCTCGCGCATCGGCACATCGACTATGCCCACGACGGCTATCGCGATCCGCAGGGGGAGTCCGCCTTGAGAGAGGCGGTCGCCGCTTATCTCATGGCATCCAGAGGCGTGCGCTGCGACCCGCGGCAGGTTTTCATCACATCGGGCACCCAGCAAGGACTCGATCTCGCCATTCGCGTGCTGATGTCTCCCGGCGACACCGCGCTGGTCGAAGACCCCTGCTACCCGCCGGCGCGGCAGGCCCTGTTGCTGAACGGCGCACGGATCGTCGGCGTGCCTGTTGATGCGAAGGGGATGGTGACCGAGACGCTCGACGCCTCCGACGGTCCCGCCCCGGCCCTGATCTACGTCACGCCCTCCCATCAATATCCCTGTGGTTCGGCGCTGCCGCTGGCCCGCCGGCTGCAGCTTCTTGCCTTCGCGCAGCAGCGCGGCTGCTGGATCATCGAGGACGACTATGACAGCGAGTTTCGCTATGAGGGCCACCCCATCGCCTCGCTGCAGGGCCTCGATGCCGGCGGCCGCGTGATCTACGCAGGGTCTTTCAGCAAGGCGCTGGTGCCTGGCATCCGGGTCGGTTATCTCGTCGTCCCCGACGATCTGGCCGCCGCATTTCGCGCCGTACGGCCCGTCATCGACCGCTTCCCTGCCCCGCTGCACCAGCTCGTGGTGGCGGACTTCCTGAACGAAGGCTACTTCCCCGCGCACCTGCGGCGTCTGCGCGAAAGTTCGCGCGCCTCGCGCGATCTGCTGTTCGATCTTCTTCAAGAGCGACTTTCGGATCACCTCGTCGCATTGCGCCCCGAGCAGGGCGTTTATCTGACGGCGAACAGCACCGGCACCTGGCAGGATGATCGCGCCCTGGCACACGCAGCCCTCGCAGGTGGCGTGGTCGTGATCCCGATCTCACCGATGCACATCCGCACGCCGCCCGAGCCGCGCTTGCTGCTCGGGTTCTCCGGCCTGACGGCTGCCGAAACCGATCTCGCAACCCGGCGCCTCGCAGAGGTCCTTCAGCGCAGATCGGCGCGAAGATCGCGCACCCCGCGCCCCAGGCGCTGA
- a CDS encoding MFS transporter yields the protein MRKSSAQFLFLGTMLAAAGYGATFLLSAYYRAHGGSDLDTGTTLGAAMLGTFIGVPLVGWFSGRFDAARLSAIASCAVGCGFLLLAFSTGGTLAVSLTSGVLVGLGWGMFYVGAPMSLSERVTDSDRGFWFTRFGAFQMAGIGGGPLVLNLAVDQAGLSIETTFRLVGFACLVAGLSLWVFSTLAPGAPRSFSLRSWVRPIGVIARSASVRPILMVGFGACVFSGLLTFQSSLVAGTSAKASTFFAVYAITVVAGRLLLARTLASLPQDQLAAGLLVSMTLGVVAMFGVGFHPAFQILSAVLTGIGYGLVYSVIQTWAVNDTEAKYRHAALTWFVLSYFIGVFGFPVIGGWMLVHLGRSAFLGALLVAALSELAILYGGRSKASDGARLTSKTAG from the coding sequence ATGCGCAAATCGTCCGCACAGTTTCTGTTTCTCGGCACCATGCTGGCGGCAGCCGGCTATGGCGCCACGTTCCTGCTGTCAGCCTACTACCGTGCGCATGGCGGCAGCGACCTCGACACCGGCACGACCCTCGGGGCCGCCATGCTCGGCACCTTCATCGGTGTGCCGCTTGTGGGCTGGTTCTCCGGGCGTTTCGACGCCGCGCGTTTGAGCGCGATCGCATCCTGCGCCGTGGGGTGTGGCTTTCTGCTGCTGGCTTTCAGCACGGGCGGCACGCTGGCTGTGTCGCTGACGTCCGGTGTCCTGGTCGGCCTCGGCTGGGGCATGTTTTATGTCGGTGCGCCGATGTCGCTCTCGGAACGTGTCACGGACAGCGATCGCGGCTTCTGGTTCACACGCTTCGGCGCCTTCCAGATGGCGGGCATCGGAGGGGGGCCGCTGGTCCTCAACCTGGCCGTCGATCAGGCGGGCCTCTCGATCGAGACGACATTCCGGCTGGTCGGTTTTGCCTGTCTTGTTGCCGGGCTGTCGCTGTGGGTGTTCTCCACGCTGGCGCCCGGTGCGCCCCGTTCGTTCTCGCTGCGGTCATGGGTGCGCCCGATCGGCGTCATTGCGCGCAGCGCATCTGTGCGCCCCATCCTGATGGTCGGCTTCGGCGCCTGCGTCTTTTCCGGCCTGTTGACCTTCCAGTCGTCCCTGGTCGCGGGAACGTCCGCGAAAGCCTCGACCTTCTTCGCCGTCTACGCCATCACGGTGGTTGCCGGCCGCCTGCTGCTGGCGCGCACCCTGGCGTCATTGCCGCAGGACCAGCTTGCCGCGGGTTTGCTGGTGTCCATGACCCTTGGCGTGGTGGCGATGTTCGGCGTCGGTTTCCATCCGGCGTTCCAGATCCTGTCCGCGGTGCTGACCGGCATCGGCTATGGTCTGGTCTATTCCGTGATCCAGACCTGGGCGGTCAACGACACCGAGGCAAAATATCGCCACGCCGCACTGACATGGTTCGTGCTGTCCTACTTCATCGGCGTCTTTGGATTTCCCGTGATCGGGGGATGGATGCTGGTCCACCTCGGGCGCAGCGCTTTTCTGGGCGCGCTCCTGGTCGCCGCACTGTCGGAACTCGCCATCCTCTACGGCGGACGATCGAAGGCAAGCGATGGGGCACGGCTCACGTCGAAGACTGCGGGATAG
- the greA gene encoding transcription elongation factor GreA, with protein sequence MSVAFTKEESAETASETALPDRPVSPHPNLVTEAGLKALEAQLAQAREAYETAQKIDDVNERRRQSANPLRDARYFATRVRTAQVMAAPTSADTVAFGSTVTFSRDDGRVQTYRIVGEDEADPKAGSISFVSPVARLLLGKAVGDVAGPPGQELEITAIA encoded by the coding sequence TTGAGTGTTGCCTTCACCAAGGAAGAGAGTGCCGAAACCGCGTCGGAGACCGCGCTGCCCGACCGCCCGGTTTCGCCGCATCCGAACCTTGTGACGGAAGCGGGGTTGAAGGCGCTGGAAGCTCAACTGGCCCAGGCGCGCGAGGCTTACGAGACGGCGCAAAAGATCGATGACGTGAATGAACGGCGGCGGCAATCGGCCAATCCGCTGCGTGATGCGCGCTATTTTGCGACACGGGTTCGAACTGCTCAGGTCATGGCCGCTCCAACGTCAGCCGACACGGTCGCCTTTGGCAGTACCGTGACTTTTTCGCGAGATGATGGCCGCGTCCAAACGTATCGTATCGTGGGAGAAGACGAAGCCGACCCCAAGGCCGGCTCCATTTCCTTCGTCTCGCCGGTGGCCCGGCTGCTGCTGGGCAAGGCTGTCGGCGATGTGGCCGGCCCGCCCGGCCAAGAGCTCGAGATCACCGCGATCGCGTAA
- a CDS encoding nuclear transport factor 2 family protein has translation MDDRTIRAALERHWAASDASDFEVEHDIYREDAVLHYPQSGERIRGRRNIQQSRFLQPNRKRFTVQRIVGGGDLWVTEYILTYDGTPSYVVSIMEFRDGLVASETQYFADRFDPAPSRVHLVEREA, from the coding sequence ATGGACGATCGAACCATACGGGCGGCGCTGGAACGCCATTGGGCAGCTTCGGACGCGAGCGATTTCGAGGTCGAACACGACATCTACCGGGAGGACGCCGTGCTGCATTATCCGCAATCCGGCGAGCGGATCCGCGGCCGGCGCAACATTCAGCAGAGCCGGTTCCTCCAGCCCAACAGGAAACGTTTCACGGTGCAGCGAATTGTCGGAGGCGGCGATCTCTGGGTCACGGAATACATCCTGACCTATGACGGCACACCATCCTACGTGGTCAGCATCATGGAATTCCGTGACGGACTGGTGGCCAGCGAAACCCAGTATTTCGCCGACCGGTTTGACCCTGCCCCCTCGCGTGTGCATCTTGTCGAACGAGAGGCCTGA
- a CDS encoding class I SAM-dependent methyltransferase, translated as MMSLLLTERTPSNGRVLVLGAGGGLELKALAEAHSGWSFDGVDPSADMLRLAERTVGPHAARMRLHEGTIVDAPEGPFDAATCVLTLHFVPRDQRLPTLKQIRRRLKPGAPFVVAHISFPQTEPERSMWLARHVAYGGTDPAHAESARQAMSTRLSIMAPEDDEAMLRDAGFADVSLFYAGLSFKGWVAYAG; from the coding sequence ATGATGTCGCTGCTGCTCACTGAGCGAACACCGTCGAATGGCCGCGTGCTGGTCCTGGGTGCGGGCGGCGGATTGGAACTGAAGGCGCTGGCCGAAGCGCATTCCGGATGGTCGTTCGATGGCGTGGACCCGTCGGCCGACATGCTCAGACTGGCCGAGCGGACGGTCGGGCCGCACGCCGCGCGAATGCGCCTTCACGAAGGTACCATCGTCGATGCGCCGGAAGGCCCGTTCGATGCCGCCACGTGCGTGCTGACCCTTCACTTTGTCCCGCGCGATCAGCGTCTCCCGACGCTGAAACAAATTCGCCGTCGCCTCAAGCCCGGCGCTCCCTTTGTCGTCGCTCATATCAGTTTCCCGCAAACCGAGCCCGAGCGCTCGATGTGGCTTGCGCGTCATGTCGCTTATGGCGGCACCGACCCCGCTCATGCGGAGAGTGCGCGGCAAGCCATGAGCACCAGACTGTCGATCATGGCGCCCGAGGACGATGAAGCCATGCTGCGCGATGCAGGCTTTGCCGACGTCAGCTTGTTTTATGCGGGGCTAAGCTTCAAAGGCTGGGTGGCCTACGCCGGATAG
- a CDS encoding flavin reductase family protein — MDPLDFHYYEPAKGHGLRHNPFNAIVAPRPIGWISSRNAAGQLNLAPYSFFNAFLYDPPIIGFSSISWKDTVKNVSETGEFVWNLVTMDLGERMNMTAAPFDHGVSEFERAGLTPVPCRHVAVPRVGESRAAMECKVIEVSQLANARGEKVEGWFVLGEVVAVYIDKALIQDGVYNTALARPILRAGRGGDYFEVTTDNMFEMQRPPGSSRPEFHGS; from the coding sequence ATGGATCCGTTGGATTTCCATTATTACGAGCCTGCGAAGGGCCACGGGCTGCGGCACAACCCGTTCAACGCCATTGTCGCGCCGCGGCCCATCGGCTGGATTTCGTCGCGCAACGCGGCCGGGCAGCTCAATCTCGCGCCCTACAGCTTCTTCAACGCCTTCCTCTACGACCCGCCGATCATCGGATTCTCTTCGATCTCGTGGAAGGACACCGTCAAGAACGTCAGCGAGACCGGCGAATTCGTCTGGAATCTGGTGACCATGGATCTGGGCGAACGCATGAACATGACGGCGGCACCGTTCGATCACGGCGTCAGCGAATTCGAGAGGGCGGGATTGACGCCGGTGCCGTGTCGCCACGTCGCCGTGCCGCGGGTCGGCGAAAGCCGCGCCGCGATGGAATGCAAGGTGATCGAGGTCTCGCAACTGGCGAATGCGCGCGGCGAGAAGGTCGAGGGATGGTTTGTCCTTGGCGAAGTCGTCGCCGTCTACATCGACAAGGCCTTGATCCAGGACGGCGTCTACAACACCGCGCTGGCGCGTCCCATCCTGCGCGCGGGCCGTGGTGGCGACTATTTCGAGGTCACCACCGACAACATGTTCGAGATGCAGCGTCCGCCCGGCAGCAGCCGGCCGGAATTCCATGGCAGCTGA